From Rhodococcus sp. B7740, one genomic window encodes:
- a CDS encoding PH domain-containing protein, producing the protein MLLVHPVNEGIKILPVLLISFFVGSQSGNHYWSLGILAVVVVFAILRWFTTSYRIGPVHVQLRTGVLQKKVLSIPRNRIRSVDVEANVLHRVLGLSILRIGTGQQAGKGEAFELNALDTSLVPALRGDLLQRVSGQVPATDGTPTAAEDSGVEIAHWQFSWVRFAPFSITGIVTIAAAVGVLFQYGLGQTLAESSVVSNSIDSAERLGIAVFVVVALMALLVVSSIFACVRYLLAYANLTVTDQGRTMHVSHGLLRTRQSTLDRKRLRGTSLSEPLLLRAAGGARLDAIMTGVSAEKKESSLLLPQAPRAEALRMMTTVLGEAGLHGSSDRPLLQHGPAARRRRYTRAVLPVLVLGAALGIAQYVGAPIPVLAWIAVGVLFVAAFGLAHDRFRGLGHTVLPGWLITQHGSLDRTRHSLEAAGIIGWTVRQTFFQRRAGVATVVAATPAGVGHYEVVDIPIENAWAMIDAVTPGAGDVWLHRT; encoded by the coding sequence ATGCTGTTGGTACATCCGGTGAACGAGGGCATCAAGATTCTGCCGGTGCTGTTGATCTCGTTCTTCGTCGGCAGTCAGAGCGGTAACCACTATTGGAGTCTCGGCATCCTCGCAGTCGTGGTGGTGTTCGCAATTCTGCGGTGGTTCACCACCAGCTACCGAATCGGTCCGGTACACGTGCAACTGCGCACCGGAGTGTTGCAGAAGAAGGTCCTGTCCATCCCGCGCAACAGGATTCGGTCGGTCGACGTGGAGGCGAACGTCCTGCACCGCGTACTCGGCCTGTCCATCCTGCGCATCGGCACCGGGCAACAGGCAGGCAAGGGTGAGGCCTTCGAGCTCAATGCCCTCGACACCTCGCTGGTACCGGCACTCCGCGGAGATCTGTTGCAGCGAGTGTCGGGGCAGGTCCCGGCGACCGACGGAACACCCACCGCAGCAGAGGATTCCGGCGTGGAGATTGCGCACTGGCAGTTCTCGTGGGTGCGGTTCGCGCCGTTCTCCATCACCGGCATCGTCACCATCGCTGCGGCCGTCGGCGTGCTGTTCCAATACGGGCTCGGGCAGACACTGGCCGAATCGTCGGTGGTCTCCAACAGCATCGACTCCGCCGAGCGATTGGGCATCGCGGTGTTCGTCGTCGTGGCGCTGATGGCGCTGCTCGTCGTGTCGAGCATCTTCGCATGCGTCCGCTACCTGCTGGCCTACGCCAACCTGACCGTGACGGACCAGGGACGCACCATGCACGTCAGCCACGGACTGCTGCGCACCCGTCAGTCGACGCTCGATCGCAAGCGACTTCGTGGCACCTCGTTGTCCGAACCGCTGCTGCTTCGTGCGGCCGGCGGAGCAAGGCTGGACGCCATCATGACGGGCGTCAGCGCCGAGAAGAAGGAATCGTCTCTGCTGCTGCCCCAGGCCCCACGCGCCGAGGCGCTGCGGATGATGACCACGGTGCTCGGCGAGGCCGGTCTGCACGGAAGTTCGGACCGGCCTCTGCTGCAACACGGACCCGCAGCGCGTCGACGCCGCTACACCCGCGCTGTGCTGCCCGTGCTGGTTCTCGGTGCAGCGCTCGGCATCGCACAGTACGTCGGCGCACCGATCCCGGTGCTGGCGTGGATCGCGGTCGGGGTGTTGTTCGTTGCTGCATTCGGACTCGCTCACGATCGCTTCCGCGGCCTCGGCCACACGGTGCTGCCCGGTTGGCTCATCACCCAGCACGGTTCGCTCGACAGGACTCGACACAGCCTCGAAGCGGCAGGCATCATCGGCTGGACGGTGCGGCAGACGTTCTTTCAGCGTCGCGCCGGGGTCGCGACCGTCGTCGCCGCAACTCCCGCAGGCGTCGGACACTACGAGGTGGTCGACATCCCTATCGAGAACGCGTGGGCGATGATCGACGCCGTCACCCCTGGAGCCGGGGACGTCTGGCTGCACCGGACCTGA
- the dapC gene encoding succinyldiaminopimelate transaminase — protein sequence MARRAVAATLPDFPWDSLTAAKETASAHPDGIVNLSVGTPVDPVAEVIRTALNSVADEPGYPTTVGTVALREAAVAALERRYSITGIGVDAVLPAIGTKEMIAWLPTLLGLGAEDLVVIPELAYPTYEVGALLAGARILRADGLARLGPERASLIFVNSPSNPTGKVLGVEHLRKVVDWARERDAIVVSDECYLGLTWDAEAVSVLDPRVCDGDHTNLLAVHSLSKTSNLASYRAGFVTGDASLVAELLEVRKHAGMMVPLPIQAAMTAALADDEHENIQRERYRARRTTLKSAVEAAGFTVDHSEAGLYLWATRGEKCRDTVDWLAQRGILAAPGEFYGPDGAHHVRIALTATDERIEAAATRLRG from the coding sequence TTGGCACGCAGAGCGGTGGCAGCGACGCTGCCCGATTTCCCATGGGACTCGTTGACCGCTGCCAAGGAGACGGCGTCGGCGCACCCGGACGGCATCGTCAATCTGTCGGTCGGGACGCCGGTGGATCCGGTTGCCGAGGTCATCCGCACCGCACTGAATTCGGTTGCGGACGAACCCGGATACCCGACGACCGTCGGTACCGTTGCGCTGCGGGAGGCCGCGGTGGCTGCGCTCGAGCGCCGCTACTCGATCACCGGCATCGGGGTCGACGCGGTGCTACCTGCCATCGGCACCAAGGAAATGATCGCGTGGTTGCCGACATTGCTGGGCCTCGGAGCCGAGGACCTGGTCGTCATCCCCGAATTGGCCTATCCCACTTACGAAGTGGGTGCTCTGCTTGCCGGCGCTCGTATTCTGCGGGCAGATGGTCTCGCGCGGCTCGGACCGGAGCGGGCGTCATTGATATTCGTCAATTCGCCGTCCAACCCGACGGGCAAGGTGCTCGGTGTCGAGCACCTGCGCAAGGTCGTCGACTGGGCCCGCGAACGTGACGCGATCGTCGTCTCCGACGAGTGCTACCTGGGTCTGACCTGGGATGCCGAGGCCGTGTCGGTTCTCGACCCCCGCGTATGCGACGGAGATCACACCAATCTCCTTGCGGTGCACTCACTCTCGAAGACCTCGAACCTGGCCAGCTATCGCGCCGGCTTCGTCACCGGAGATGCCTCCCTCGTCGCCGAGTTGCTCGAGGTGCGCAAGCATGCCGGCATGATGGTGCCGTTGCCGATCCAAGCTGCCATGACCGCAGCACTGGCCGACGACGAGCACGAGAACATCCAGCGCGAGCGATACCGAGCCCGGCGAACGACTCTCAAATCCGCCGTCGAGGCAGCGGGCTTCACCGTCGACCACTCCGAAGCCGGGCTCTACCTCTGGGCCACGCGGGGTGAGAAGTGCCGCGATACCGTCGACTGGCTCGCCCAGCGCGGCATCCTCGCCGCACCGGGGGAGTTCTACGGTCCCGACGGTGCCCATCACGTGCGGATCGCGTTGACGGCCACGGACGAACGCATCGAGGCTGCGGCGACACGCCTGCGCGGATAG
- a CDS encoding bifunctional FO biosynthesis protein CofGH, with product MGEGWVARAYQEAHDRLVTSLPDTAPAASAMRRVLRRARDGVSLNVDEATVLLHARGDDLVDLMASAARVRDAGLESAGRPKTVSYSRKVFVPITRLCRDKCHYCTFVTVPGKLNAAGHGMFMDPDEIIDVARKGAALGCKEALFTLGDRPEERWPEAKAWLDSRGYDSTLDYVRAMSIRVLEETGLLPHLNPGVMSWQELSRLKPVAPSMGMMLETTSRRLFEEKGQAHYGSPDKDPEVRLRTLTDAGRLNIPFTTGILVGIGETLRDRAESIMAIRKVHKSFGHVQEIIVQNFLAKSDTAMRSVPDAGLEEFLATIAVTRIVVGPSMRIQAPPNLVEPEETAALLGAGVDDWGGVSPLTPDHVNPERPWPNLDTLAELSDKAGYRLVERVAAQPQYVLAGAPWIDPRISAHVRALADPETGMARENVNPTGLPWQEPDEEWESSGRVDLNTEIDTQGRNTETRSDLANAFGDWDSIREQVRDLAGLERVDRDLVSALTAAEKDPAGLTDEQYLALATAEGPGMDAVAALADDLRKQVNGDTVTYVVNRNINFTNICYTGCRFCAFAQRKGDADAFTLSTAEVADRAWEAHVVGATEVCMQGGIDPELPVTGYADLVRAVKARVPSMHVHAFSPMEIVNGASRGGQSIREWLTELRAAGLDSIPGTAAEILDDEVRWVLTKGKLPAAEWIEVITTAHEVGLRSSSTMMYGHVDNPSHWVGHLNVLKKIQDKTGGFTEFVPLPFVHQSSPLYLAGASRPGPTNRDNRAVHALARIMLHGRIDNIQTSWVKLGITGTQAMLNGGANDLGGTLMEETISRMAGSQNGSEKTVAELHEIADGIGRPVRQRTTTYGPAPAVSVAGLI from the coding sequence ATGGGGGAGGGGTGGGTGGCACGTGCGTACCAGGAAGCGCATGATCGACTGGTGACTTCGCTGCCTGATACCGCTCCAGCCGCTTCTGCCATGCGCCGCGTTCTGCGTCGCGCCCGGGACGGAGTCTCGTTGAACGTCGACGAGGCGACGGTTCTGCTGCATGCGCGCGGGGACGATCTGGTGGATCTGATGGCGTCGGCCGCGCGAGTTCGTGATGCGGGTCTGGAGTCGGCCGGGCGTCCGAAGACGGTCTCCTATTCGCGAAAGGTCTTCGTACCCATCACGCGGTTGTGCCGCGACAAGTGCCATTACTGCACGTTCGTCACGGTGCCCGGCAAGCTCAATGCCGCCGGGCACGGGATGTTCATGGATCCCGACGAGATCATCGACGTCGCTCGCAAGGGTGCCGCGCTCGGGTGCAAAGAAGCGCTGTTCACCCTCGGTGACCGACCGGAGGAGCGGTGGCCCGAGGCCAAGGCGTGGCTCGATTCTCGCGGCTACGATTCGACCCTGGATTACGTGCGCGCCATGTCGATCCGGGTGCTCGAGGAGACCGGCTTGCTCCCGCACCTCAATCCGGGAGTGATGTCGTGGCAGGAGCTGTCGCGACTCAAGCCGGTCGCCCCGTCGATGGGGATGATGCTCGAGACCACCTCGCGTCGGTTGTTCGAGGAGAAGGGGCAGGCGCACTACGGCAGCCCCGACAAGGATCCCGAGGTTCGGCTGCGGACGTTGACCGACGCGGGTCGCCTGAACATCCCGTTCACGACCGGAATTCTGGTGGGAATCGGCGAGACACTGCGCGATCGCGCCGAGTCGATCATGGCAATTCGTAAGGTGCACAAGTCTTTCGGACACGTTCAGGAAATCATAGTGCAGAACTTCCTGGCGAAGTCCGACACCGCGATGCGGTCCGTTCCCGATGCGGGGCTCGAAGAATTCCTGGCGACCATCGCGGTGACGCGCATCGTGGTCGGCCCGTCGATGCGGATTCAGGCTCCGCCGAATCTGGTCGAGCCGGAGGAGACCGCAGCGCTGCTCGGTGCAGGCGTCGACGATTGGGGCGGGGTCTCGCCGCTGACTCCCGATCACGTCAACCCGGAGCGGCCGTGGCCGAACCTCGACACCCTCGCCGAGCTGTCCGACAAGGCGGGCTACCGCTTGGTGGAACGTGTTGCAGCGCAACCGCAGTACGTTCTGGCCGGCGCTCCGTGGATCGATCCGCGGATCTCGGCGCACGTGCGGGCGCTCGCCGATCCCGAGACCGGCATGGCGCGTGAGAACGTCAACCCGACGGGTCTGCCGTGGCAGGAGCCGGACGAGGAGTGGGAGTCCTCGGGACGCGTCGACCTGAACACCGAGATCGACACTCAGGGACGCAATACCGAGACGCGCTCGGATCTGGCGAATGCGTTCGGCGACTGGGACTCCATTCGCGAGCAGGTGCGCGATCTCGCCGGGCTCGAGCGGGTCGACCGCGACTTGGTGTCGGCATTGACGGCAGCGGAGAAGGATCCGGCCGGGCTGACCGACGAGCAGTACCTCGCACTCGCCACGGCCGAGGGTCCGGGCATGGACGCCGTCGCGGCCCTCGCGGACGATCTGCGCAAGCAGGTCAACGGAGACACCGTCACCTACGTGGTGAACCGGAACATCAACTTCACCAACATCTGCTACACCGGGTGCCGCTTCTGTGCGTTCGCGCAGCGCAAGGGTGACGCCGATGCGTTCACCCTGTCCACCGCCGAGGTCGCCGATCGTGCGTGGGAAGCGCACGTCGTCGGTGCCACCGAGGTCTGCATGCAGGGTGGAATCGACCCCGAACTACCGGTGACGGGCTACGCCGACCTGGTGCGTGCGGTCAAGGCTCGGGTTCCGTCCATGCACGTGCACGCGTTCTCACCGATGGAGATCGTCAACGGGGCCTCCCGCGGCGGTCAGTCGATTCGCGAGTGGCTCACCGAACTCCGGGCCGCCGGGCTGGACTCGATACCGGGTACGGCCGCGGAGATCCTCGACGACGAGGTCCGCTGGGTGCTCACCAAGGGCAAGCTGCCCGCTGCCGAGTGGATCGAAGTGATCACCACCGCGCACGAGGTGGGCCTGCGGTCGAGCTCGACGATGATGTACGGGCACGTCGACAATCCGTCGCACTGGGTCGGTCACCTGAACGTGCTCAAGAAGATCCAGGACAAGACCGGTGGGTTCACCGAATTCGTGCCGCTGCCGTTCGTGCACCAGTCCTCGCCGCTGTATCTGGCCGGAGCGTCCCGACCCGGGCCGACCAACCGCGACAACCGTGCGGTGCACGCCCTGGCTCGCATCATGCTGCACGGCCGAATCGACAACATCCAGACATCGTGGGTGAAATTGGGAATCACGGGTACACAGGCGATGCTGAACGGAGGCGCGAACGATCTGGGAGGGACCCTGATGGAGGAGACGATCTCGCGTATGGCGGGTTCGCAGAACGGTTCGGAGAAGACCGTCGCGGAACTGCACGAGATCGCCGACGGCATCGGACGACCGGTTCGTCAGCGCACCACCACGTACGGCCCGGCTCCGGCGGTATCGGTTGCCGGCTTGATCTGA
- the fdxA gene encoding ferredoxin — MTYSIAEPCVDVLDKACIEECPVDCIYEGNRMLYIHPDECVDCGACEPVCPVEAIFYEDDVPEQWSAYVGANVDFFDDLGSPGGAAKLGKTDYDPPFIKALPPMGEN; from the coding sequence GTGACCTACTCGATTGCAGAACCGTGCGTAGATGTACTGGACAAAGCGTGCATCGAAGAGTGCCCGGTGGATTGCATCTACGAGGGTAACCGAATGCTGTACATCCACCCCGACGAATGCGTCGACTGCGGAGCCTGCGAGCCCGTGTGCCCCGTCGAGGCCATTTTCTACGAGGACGACGTGCCCGAGCAGTGGAGCGCATACGTCGGTGCCAACGTCGACTTCTTCGACGACCTGGGATCTCCCGGTGGCGCAGCCAAGCTCGGCAAGACGGACTACGACCCGCCGTTCATCAAGGCTCTGCCTCCCATGGGCGAGAACTGA
- a CDS encoding SDR family NAD(P)-dependent oxidoreductase: MTTIDGARILVFGASGGLGGPIVEQLAKAGARLTVSGRSIESDHHTVNADLTLPDSARSVVAEAVEHHGGLDGIVIAAGVVAFGPVTDVDDDTVDELLLLNYLAPLRVLREALTTLDQGGFVLNISAVVADKPMPNMGAYSASKAAVTALLKSVRTEARKSKIRIVDVRPPHTETGLATRPIAGQAPKLPQGLTPEAVAERIVAAITDDETDVGADQFS; encoded by the coding sequence ATGACCACTATCGATGGTGCGCGCATTCTCGTATTCGGTGCCAGTGGCGGTCTCGGCGGTCCGATCGTCGAGCAGCTCGCGAAGGCCGGTGCTCGGCTGACCGTGAGCGGCCGGAGCATCGAGTCTGACCACCACACGGTGAATGCCGATCTGACGCTGCCTGATTCGGCTCGCTCGGTGGTCGCGGAGGCCGTCGAACACCACGGCGGACTGGACGGGATCGTCATCGCCGCAGGTGTCGTGGCGTTCGGGCCGGTCACCGACGTGGACGACGACACCGTCGACGAACTGTTGCTGCTCAACTATCTCGCACCACTGCGGGTACTTCGAGAAGCGCTGACCACCCTGGACCAGGGCGGGTTCGTGCTCAACATCAGTGCCGTCGTGGCCGACAAGCCGATGCCGAACATGGGTGCCTACTCGGCGAGCAAGGCCGCAGTGACGGCGCTGCTGAAAAGCGTTCGTACAGAGGCACGTAAGTCGAAGATCAGGATCGTCGACGTGCGTCCGCCGCACACCGAGACGGGTCTTGCGACGCGGCCGATCGCCGGGCAGGCACCGAAACTGCCCCAGGGTCTGACGCCGGAGGCGGTGGCGGAACGTATCGTCGCGGCGATCACCGACGACGAAACCGACGTCGGCGCAGACCAGTTCTCTTAG
- a CDS encoding ABC transporter substrate-binding protein — MTAPAPAIAIGATQLETGTIEAATRREFLIGSVAIAALLAGCGTGEDQAPGDGTAADGYPRTIVDDAGESVVIDRRPQRVACVANLWDLDTVLALGVVPVQFGVREGFAEMTGAPNRSWEWHENALTELGGSSERISLGESIDTERIAAAEPDLIIGDDGVAESRSQLESLAPVLQIAYFDWRRNLQIIGDALDRRDRADELISDTEARMSAALEGLDVAGATVGLIAAYDTSTFYGLGHESIPAVDLFRRAGFTTVAALSDGATADAPRPEFSAENADILAGADVLVVFDFGSTGIVDTGLFTSLPSVAAGRVVVLEQGEVAQGFSTLSPLNLDICIDVVRRAAELL, encoded by the coding sequence ATGACCGCACCTGCGCCCGCAATCGCCATCGGGGCAACCCAGCTCGAGACCGGCACGATCGAGGCCGCGACGCGTCGTGAGTTCCTCATCGGCAGCGTCGCGATCGCGGCCCTGCTCGCCGGATGCGGTACCGGTGAGGACCAGGCCCCGGGCGACGGGACGGCCGCGGACGGCTATCCCCGCACGATCGTCGACGATGCCGGTGAGTCCGTCGTGATCGACCGTCGGCCCCAGCGGGTGGCGTGTGTGGCCAACCTGTGGGATCTGGACACGGTGCTCGCGCTCGGTGTCGTCCCCGTGCAGTTCGGGGTGCGTGAGGGCTTCGCCGAGATGACCGGCGCACCGAACCGGTCGTGGGAATGGCACGAGAACGCCCTCACCGAACTCGGCGGGTCGAGTGAGCGGATCTCCCTCGGCGAGTCGATCGACACCGAGCGCATCGCCGCGGCCGAACCGGACCTCATCATCGGAGACGACGGGGTGGCCGAGTCTCGTTCCCAGCTCGAATCGCTCGCCCCGGTGCTTCAGATCGCGTACTTCGATTGGCGACGCAACCTGCAGATCATCGGCGACGCACTCGATCGGCGAGATCGCGCGGACGAGCTCATCTCGGACACCGAGGCGAGGATGTCCGCCGCGCTCGAAGGCCTCGACGTCGCAGGTGCGACGGTCGGTCTGATTGCCGCCTACGACACGTCGACGTTCTACGGACTCGGTCACGAGTCGATCCCTGCCGTGGATCTGTTCCGGCGGGCCGGGTTCACGACGGTCGCCGCCCTGTCCGACGGAGCGACCGCCGACGCCCCGCGCCCCGAGTTCTCCGCCGAGAACGCCGACATCCTCGCCGGTGCCGACGTGCTCGTCGTGTTCGACTTCGGCTCGACCGGGATCGTCGATACCGGACTGTTCACCTCGTTGCCGAGCGTCGCAGCGGGCCGGGTGGTGGTGCTCGAACAAGGTGAAGTGGCTCAGGGCTTCTCGACGTTGAGCCCGCTCAATCTCGACATCTGCATCGATGTGGTCCGCCGCGCAGCCGAACTGCTCTGA
- a CDS encoding uracil-DNA glycosylase, with protein sequence MTRPQSIDELDFAVAECRACPRLVQWREQVATEKRAAFANETYWGKAVPSFGPADASMLIVGLAPAAHGANRTGRMFTGDRSGDVLYRAMHAVGLASQPTATHIGDGLTLNGVRIAAPVHCAPPQNKPTPAERDRCRPWLDDELRLLRPTLRSVLVLGAFGWQSLLPTLAANGWDVPRPAPKFGHGARLDLGSITVFASYHVSQRNTFTGLLTPTMIEDVLRNAGRHARLL encoded by the coding sequence ATGACGCGGCCGCAGAGCATCGACGAGCTCGACTTCGCGGTGGCCGAATGCCGCGCCTGTCCACGCTTGGTGCAGTGGCGTGAGCAGGTCGCTACCGAGAAGCGGGCCGCGTTCGCGAACGAAACGTATTGGGGCAAAGCCGTTCCCAGTTTCGGCCCGGCCGATGCATCGATGCTGATCGTGGGTCTGGCACCCGCGGCACACGGCGCGAACCGCACCGGTCGGATGTTCACCGGTGATCGAAGCGGTGACGTTCTCTATCGAGCGATGCATGCGGTCGGCCTGGCCAGCCAACCCACCGCCACCCATATCGGAGACGGATTGACGCTCAACGGGGTTCGCATCGCTGCTCCGGTGCACTGCGCTCCGCCGCAGAACAAACCGACTCCCGCCGAACGTGACCGGTGCAGACCCTGGCTCGACGACGAATTGCGGTTGCTGCGTCCGACCCTGAGGTCCGTCCTCGTTCTCGGAGCGTTCGGCTGGCAGTCTCTGCTGCCGACACTGGCCGCGAACGGGTGGGATGTGCCGAGGCCCGCACCGAAATTCGGCCATGGGGCTCGGCTAGACCTGGGCTCGATCACCGTGTTCGCCAGCTATCACGTGAGCCAGCGAAACACCTTCACCGGACTGTTGACTCCGACGATGATCGAGGACGTGCTGCGGAATGCGGGTCGGCATGCACGCTTGCTGTGA
- a CDS encoding acyl-CoA synthetase gives MYGSHVLLRSLNPLAVARGDDIPDAITIDGVSLSRADILGAATSVAERISRADRLAIYATPSVKTVLAVVGALIAGVTVVPVPPDAGVAEREHILRDSGAQAWLGEAPPDTSGLDVLPVRQHARSWHSYPEPLPSSVAFVLYTSGTTGPPKGVLIARSAIAAGLDALAQAWAWTSKDTVVQGLPLFHVHGLILGVLGPLRVGSPLIHTGKPTPELYAAARGSLYFGVPTVWSRIAADEDSARALAGARLLVSGSAPLPVPVFEKLRELTGQAPIERYGMSETLITISTRADGERRAGSVGLPVAGVETRLRGEKGEILPHDGESIGALQIRCPMLFDGYLNNPEATAKTFTEDGWFDTGDVALIEPDGFHRIVGRASTDLIKSGGYRVGAGEIETVLLGHPSVDEVAVVGVPDDDLGQRIVAFVVGTDVQDRVLIDLVATELSIHKRPREIRVVDSLPRNAMGKVQKKLLG, from the coding sequence ATGTACGGTAGCCATGTGCTGCTTCGTTCACTGAACCCACTCGCCGTTGCGCGGGGAGACGATATTCCCGACGCCATCACGATCGACGGAGTCTCCCTCTCTCGTGCCGATATCCTGGGCGCGGCGACGTCCGTGGCCGAGCGCATCTCACGAGCCGACCGCCTCGCGATCTACGCGACGCCGTCGGTGAAGACGGTGCTCGCCGTCGTGGGTGCACTCATCGCCGGTGTCACCGTGGTACCCGTTCCGCCCGATGCAGGGGTGGCCGAACGTGAGCACATCCTCCGCGACTCGGGCGCGCAGGCGTGGCTCGGTGAAGCACCGCCCGATACCTCCGGCCTCGATGTTCTGCCGGTGCGTCAGCATGCACGGTCGTGGCACAGCTACCCCGAACCGCTACCGTCCTCGGTTGCGTTCGTGCTCTACACCTCCGGTACCACCGGCCCGCCGAAAGGCGTCCTGATCGCTCGCAGCGCCATCGCGGCCGGGCTCGACGCGTTGGCGCAGGCCTGGGCATGGACGTCGAAAGACACTGTGGTGCAGGGACTTCCGTTGTTCCACGTGCACGGCCTCATTCTCGGTGTCCTCGGCCCGCTTCGGGTGGGCAGCCCGCTGATCCACACCGGTAAGCCGACGCCGGAGCTGTACGCGGCCGCACGCGGATCCCTGTACTTCGGGGTGCCGACCGTATGGTCGCGCATCGCCGCGGACGAGGACTCGGCCCGCGCTCTTGCCGGTGCCCGTCTGCTGGTTTCCGGCAGTGCCCCGCTTCCGGTCCCGGTGTTCGAAAAGCTGCGTGAACTCACCGGCCAGGCTCCGATCGAGCGATACGGCATGAGCGAAACCCTCATCACCATCAGCACCCGCGCCGACGGGGAGCGTCGCGCAGGCTCGGTCGGACTGCCGGTCGCGGGCGTCGAGACACGGTTGCGCGGAGAGAAGGGCGAAATCCTGCCGCACGACGGCGAATCCATCGGAGCGTTGCAGATCCGCTGCCCGATGCTGTTCGACGGCTACCTGAACAACCCCGAGGCGACGGCGAAAACCTTCACCGAGGACGGGTGGTTCGACACCGGGGACGTCGCTCTCATCGAGCCCGACGGCTTCCATCGAATCGTGGGACGAGCCTCGACCGATCTGATCAAGTCCGGCGGATATCGCGTCGGCGCAGGGGAGATCGAGACGGTGTTGCTGGGGCATCCGAGCGTCGACGAGGTGGCCGTGGTCGGTGTGCCCGACGACGATCTGGGTCAGCGCATCGTCGCGTTCGTCGTCGGAACCGATGTGCAGGATCGGGTGCTGATCGATCTGGTGGCCACCGAGCTGTCGATTCACAAGCGGCCCCGTGAGATTCGCGTCGTCGACTCCCTCCCGCGTAATGCGATGGGGAAGGTGCAGAAGAAGCTGCTCGGCTGA
- a CDS encoding LysE family translocator — translation MTLSLLLSFAGVCFLLAILPGPDSFLVLRYSIGGLKPGIAAAMGVAIGGLFWAVLVAVGLAAIVEQSATAYRVVKILGGLYLLYLGVKAFRARRKNKVAGEPLVPVAASAWSAFGAGVLSCALNPKVGLFYLAVVPQFLTVVTFAGAMTLGLVEVVVAALVMGVFSVLASRAVALLRRPAVTDWIDRISAGILVALGVGTVASSA, via the coding sequence ATGACTCTCAGCCTGCTGCTCAGCTTCGCCGGTGTGTGTTTTCTGCTGGCGATCCTGCCCGGGCCCGATTCGTTTCTGGTCCTCCGCTACAGCATCGGCGGCCTCAAGCCGGGCATCGCAGCGGCGATGGGCGTCGCGATCGGCGGACTGTTCTGGGCCGTGCTGGTGGCCGTCGGGCTGGCGGCGATCGTCGAACAGTCCGCGACGGCGTATCGCGTCGTGAAGATCCTCGGTGGGCTGTACCTGCTGTATCTGGGCGTGAAGGCTTTCCGGGCTCGACGCAAGAACAAGGTGGCAGGCGAGCCGCTCGTGCCCGTCGCCGCGTCGGCGTGGTCGGCGTTCGGTGCCGGAGTTCTCTCGTGCGCGCTCAATCCCAAGGTCGGACTGTTCTATCTCGCGGTGGTGCCGCAGTTCCTCACCGTGGTCACGTTCGCCGGTGCCATGACGCTCGGGCTGGTCGAGGTGGTGGTCGCGGCGCTGGTGATGGGAGTGTTCTCCGTTCTCGCCTCACGTGCGGTCGCGCTGCTGCGCAGGCCGGCGGTCACCGACTGGATCGACCGCATCAGCGCCGGAATCCTGGTCGCGCTCGGCGTCGGCACCGTCGCATCCTCGGCCTGA
- a CDS encoding PH domain-containing protein produces MTDPQWQPSPRARLLWALSAGLLWVPIFVAQIVWAVVDSNWTTWPHVTVLVASIVLAALHVAVVPQWRYRVHRWEISDTAVYTRTGWLSQERRIAPISRVQTVDTERGPLDRLLGLATVTVTTASSAGAVKITALDQDVADKTVARLTDIAGRTVGDAT; encoded by the coding sequence ATGACCGATCCGCAGTGGCAACCCTCTCCGCGTGCGCGTCTGCTCTGGGCGCTGAGTGCCGGTCTGCTGTGGGTACCGATCTTCGTCGCCCAGATCGTCTGGGCCGTCGTCGACTCGAACTGGACCACCTGGCCACACGTCACCGTCCTCGTCGCCTCGATCGTCCTCGCGGCCCTGCACGTCGCGGTCGTGCCACAGTGGCGATATCGCGTGCATCGCTGGGAGATCAGCGACACCGCGGTCTACACCCGCACCGGCTGGTTGAGCCAGGAGCGGCGGATCGCACCGATCTCGCGAGTACAGACCGTCGACACCGAGCGCGGACCGCTCGATCGTCTGTTGGGCTTGGCCACCGTCACCGTCACCACGGCGTCGTCCGCGGGCGCGGTGAAGATCACAGCGCTCGATCAGGACGTCGCGGACAAGACGGTCGCGCGCCTGACCGACATCGCCGGCCGTACCGTCGGAGATGCCACGTGA